The window AGTTGTTGATCGAGCGAATCACCCGTTCGGCAATGCTCGTCTTGCCGTTGCCAGGCTGGCCGAAGACAAACATCGCCTTGCCGGCGTGAATGGCCTGACCGATCTGGCTGATGATCGCGGGCGGTAGCATGAGGTCGCTGAACGCGGCGCATAGGTCGGGCAAGCGTGGCCGCGATTTGCGGACCGATTGCCGTTCGATGCCGGCGATGTAATCCTTCAGCGGCACGGGAGCGGCGCCGCAGTATGTGCAGCGCTCGAGATGAAAACGGGCTCGCTTGTCACCTTCTTCGCTCAGTTCGTATTCAAAGTCGCCGACGGTGGCCTGACCTTTGTAATTGAGCAGCATCTGGGCCTTCAGACTCCGCAGCGCTTCCTGCAGGATGCCGAAGGGGAGCTTGATTTGGTCAGCGATTTTGCGGCCGATGCACGAACCGGTCGTGAGGAGCTGTTTAAGGATTAGCGCCTCGACTTCGGTCAACGTCAGGCCGGTGTCTTCGAGTGCTTTTGGTTCCGGTGGCAGGAAGCCGTCGTACTTCGGCTTGGGCTGCGCGGCGAGCTGGGCGAACTGAGTCTCGATCGGGCGGCCGCTTTCCGTCTGCGGCTTTTCGGTGGACAGAGCATCGGCGGTGTTCGACATGGAGAGTCCCGATCTAAATCAAGAAATGACAGTTGCTGACAGAGGAACCCTACCTTACGGCACGACTGGCGCGGCCGCGAAAAGTCGATTCGCAGCCGAAGTAATCCGTCTCGCGCGGCAAGGTTGGCGCAATCCGCACAACTGCGTTGTTCGCTGCTTGTCACATTGCGATCCGCCCAGCGGCAACTCCTGACGTATGTTGCAATGTACGTCCCAAATCTCCGTACACTCTCGTCTCATTGCCCCTTCACTTATCAGCGGCGCGCATGATTCACGTTCACCGGCTCGCAAAGTCGTACGCCGATCTGCATCAAGGTCCGCGCGTGGCCCTGGGGGGCATTTCGTTTCAAGCGGCGGCGGGAGAAATCTTCGGCCTGCTCGGTCCCAATGGCGCGGGAAAGACCACCGCGCTGCGCATCCTGGCGACCATCCTGCAGCCGACTTCCGGGACGGCGACGGTCAACGGATATGACGTACACACGCAGCCCGCGCTAGTTCGCCGACAGATCGGCGTGGTGAGCTGCAACACGGCCATCTACGATCGCATGACCGCTTGGGAAATGGTCGAGTATTTCGGCCGACTTTATGGTCTGCCTGCCGATGAACTGCGCGACCGCATGACGCAGCTGTTCGAACGGCTGCAGATGAAAGAAATTCGCGACACGCTCGGCGCGAAGATGTCGACGGGCATGAAGCAAAAGGTCTCGATCGCGCGAGCCCTGGTACACGATCCGCCGGTGCTGATCTTTGATGAAGCCACCGCTGGTCTCGATGTGTTGGTCGCGCGGGCGTTGCTCACGACGGTTGGTCAATTGCGTGATCTCGGCAAGTGCATCATTTTTTCGACACACATCATGCGTGAAGCCGAACGGCTGTGCGATCGCCTGGCGATCATGCACCGCGGCCAGATTCTGGCGCATGGAACTTTGCCGGAACTCGCCGACAAATACAACGAAAAAGATCTGGAAGAGTTGTTCTTCCGCCTGATCAGCGAACAAAGCGAATCGACCGCGACCTTGCTAACCATGTCGCCTACCAGCGCCCTCACTGCAGCCACCACCACGAGTCACGCATGAGCTGGACCAATACCAAGCTGATTTATTTGCGCGAATTGCGCGACCAGCTGCGCGATCGGCGAACGCTGTTCACCATCGTCATCTTGCCGCTGCTGATGTATCCGCTGCTGGCGATGGTGTGGTGCCAGATGCAGCAGTTCCTGAAGGAACGGCCATCGAAAGTGCTGATCGTGGGGGCAGAGCATCTGCCCGCCGAACCAGCCTTGCTCAAGGAAGCCATCTTTTCGTCGATCATCTGCACCGAAATGGAAAACGGGCTGCTACAGCTCGAGACCAAGAGCAAATTCGATAAGCTGCCTGCGAGCGACGTGAAATCAACCGCCGAGCGCGAGATCGCGGCGCGGCTGTATGACCTCGTCGTCTATTTCCCGCCGGACTTCGCCGCCAACCTGGATCGCTTCCGACAAGAGAAGAACAAAGTCGGTGAAAAGAATCTGCAAGTCGCCGATCTCGATCAGGCGCCGCAGCCGGAGATTTTTGTCGACTCGGCCAGTGACAGTTCGCGCGTGGCCATGTCGCGAGTCGATTTGATCTTGCGCCGTTGGCGCGAGACGCTGGTTCAACAAAACTTAATTCAAAGCGACATTCCCCTCGGCGTAGCGCGGCCGTTCGAAGTGGTCAATACCGATATTGCCGAGACGTTTCGACGACGAGCAGCGCTCTGGTCAAAGGTTCTGCCGTTTGTCGTGCTGATTTGGGCATTGACCGGCGCGTTCTATCCCGCAGTCGATTTGTGTGCCGGTGAAAAAGAACGAGGTACGCTCGAAACTTTGCTCGTCAGCCCCGCGATGCGGAGCGAAATCGTCTGGGGAAAACTACTGACGGTCACTACGTTCAGCATGGCGACCAGTTTGCTCAACCTGGCTTGCATGGGATTGACCGGTTCGCTGTTTTTCATGCAGATGGCCCAGCAGTCGTCGATGATGCTCGACCTGGGACCGCCGCCGCTCGCTTCGCTTTGCTGGCTGGCCGTCGCGGTGGTACCGATCTCGGCGCTCTTTAG is drawn from Anatilimnocola floriformis and contains these coding sequences:
- a CDS encoding ABC transporter ATP-binding protein, with the translated sequence MIHVHRLAKSYADLHQGPRVALGGISFQAAAGEIFGLLGPNGAGKTTALRILATILQPTSGTATVNGYDVHTQPALVRRQIGVVSCNTAIYDRMTAWEMVEYFGRLYGLPADELRDRMTQLFERLQMKEIRDTLGAKMSTGMKQKVSIARALVHDPPVLIFDEATAGLDVLVARALLTTVGQLRDLGKCIIFSTHIMREAERLCDRLAIMHRGQILAHGTLPELADKYNEKDLEELFFRLISEQSESTATLLTMSPTSALTAATTTSHA